One Thermococcus sp. DNA segment encodes these proteins:
- a CDS encoding amino acid--tRNA ligase-related protein: MEIAGASMDDVMGLIEELITGLFRELRPVVWESFERELPKVRRPFRRFTIEEIREEFGSEEEASRALEEPFWITGIPREFYDREVDGIWRNYDLYLPGGYGEVSSGGEREWEYEKILAKIRSSGLSEKAFRPYLEVARAGLLRPSAGAGVGVERLVRYIVGAKHIAEVQPFPRIPGIPAVI; this comes from the coding sequence ACATGGAAATCGCTGGGGCGAGCATGGACGACGTTATGGGCCTCATAGAGGAGCTAATCACTGGCCTTTTCAGGGAGCTTAGACCGGTCGTTTGGGAGTCCTTTGAGAGGGAACTGCCAAAGGTGAGGAGGCCCTTCAGGAGGTTCACCATTGAGGAAATCAGGGAGGAGTTTGGAAGCGAGGAGGAAGCGAGCAGAGCTTTGGAAGAGCCCTTCTGGATAACCGGAATCCCAAGGGAGTTCTACGACAGGGAAGTTGACGGAATTTGGAGGAACTACGACCTCTATCTTCCAGGGGGCTACGGTGAGGTTTCCAGCGGGGGAGAGAGGGAGTGGGAGTACGAAAAGATACTCGCCAAGATACGCTCATCCGGTCTGAGCGAGAAAGCTTTCAGGCCATACCTTGAGGTTGCCAGGGCCGGCCTTCTAAGACCGAGCGCCGGGGCTGGGGTTGGGGTAGAGAGACTCGTCCGCTACATTGTCGGAGCGAAACACATAGCGGAGGTTCAACCCTTCCCGAGGATTCCGGGGATTCCGGCCGTTATCTAA